Proteins co-encoded in one Spirosoma endbachense genomic window:
- a CDS encoding alpha/beta hydrolase family protein: MKQFRSFAFLFFAILIKAQAQNGFQANYDEAKVPAYTLPDILKTTTNQPVQNKKTWEKVRRPEIIRLFEENVYGQTPKSYDRLTYTVKNENAQAMGGKATLKEVAIEVVKNNKPLTINLVLFVPNQKKSPVPVFLLINNRGKDNMDPTRAQKSDFWPAEMVIDSGYAVAAFHVSDLAPDDTTKYVNGVLQLYPEQLTANDGMKAIGAWAWGASRVLDYFEKDKAIDAKKVMVVGHSRGGKASLWAAAEDQRFAMCFTNCSGNTGAALSHRRFGETIRRINTVFPHWFAKNYKKYNDNEAALPLDQHMLLAAIAPRPLYATNASKDLWADPTGTYLSVKLASKVYELYGIKANLPANPPGINQPIMTSSVGYHNREGEHNLTAYDWSNFIKFATDQFK; the protein is encoded by the coding sequence ATGAAGCAGTTCAGAAGTTTTGCCTTCTTGTTTTTCGCCATACTCATCAAGGCACAGGCGCAAAATGGGTTTCAGGCCAATTACGACGAAGCAAAAGTTCCGGCTTATACCTTACCGGATATACTGAAAACAACTACGAATCAACCCGTTCAGAATAAGAAGACTTGGGAAAAAGTAAGACGCCCTGAAATCATCAGGCTCTTCGAAGAGAACGTCTACGGCCAAACGCCCAAATCCTATGATCGGCTGACGTACACGGTAAAAAATGAGAATGCCCAGGCTATGGGCGGTAAAGCAACCTTGAAAGAGGTGGCGATTGAGGTAGTCAAAAACAATAAGCCGTTGACGATCAATCTAGTGCTGTTTGTACCGAATCAAAAGAAAAGTCCTGTTCCGGTGTTTTTGCTGATTAACAACCGGGGCAAAGACAACATGGACCCTACCCGCGCGCAAAAAAGTGATTTCTGGCCGGCTGAAATGGTTATCGACAGCGGCTACGCGGTGGCGGCTTTTCACGTAAGTGATCTGGCTCCCGATGATACGACTAAGTACGTCAATGGTGTGTTACAACTTTATCCGGAGCAATTGACCGCCAACGATGGCATGAAAGCCATTGGTGCCTGGGCTTGGGGAGCGAGCCGGGTACTGGATTATTTTGAAAAAGACAAAGCGATCGATGCCAAAAAGGTAATGGTTGTGGGGCATTCCCGGGGTGGGAAAGCGTCGTTATGGGCGGCTGCCGAAGATCAGCGGTTTGCCATGTGCTTCACGAATTGTTCAGGGAATACAGGAGCAGCCTTATCGCACCGGCGATTTGGTGAAACGATTCGTCGAATCAATACGGTTTTTCCGCACTGGTTTGCAAAAAACTACAAGAAATACAATGATAACGAAGCGGCCTTGCCGCTGGATCAGCATATGCTGCTTGCCGCAATAGCCCCAAGACCCCTATACGCAACCAACGCGTCAAAAGATTTGTGGGCCGACCCAACAGGAACCTATTTATCGGTAAAACTCGCTAGTAAGGTCTATGAGTTATACGGTATTAAGGCCAATCTCCCAGCCAACCCGCCTGGAATTAACCAACCCATTATGACTTCATCCGTAGGCTATCATAATCGGGAAGGGGAGCATAACTTAACGGCCTATGATTGGAGCAATTTTATCAAGTTTGCTACCGATCAGTTTAAGTAA
- a CDS encoding winged helix-turn-helix transcriptional regulator: MKALKQRSTCPVSTSLDVLGDKWSLLILRDMVFAGKSTYGEFLQSAEKIATNVLADRLAVLESQGLLTKTVASDKRSKFTYRLTEKGVDTVPILMALIQWGTKHCPTIVDPGLVEELEAGEDAAVEKYQRLARQKSLV; the protein is encoded by the coding sequence ATGAAAGCGCTAAAACAGCGGTCTACTTGCCCTGTCAGCACCTCGCTCGACGTGTTGGGGGACAAATGGAGCCTGCTCATTCTGCGGGACATGGTGTTTGCGGGGAAGTCTACTTACGGGGAATTTTTGCAGTCAGCGGAAAAAATAGCGACCAACGTTCTGGCCGACCGCCTGGCGGTTCTGGAGTCGCAAGGCCTCTTAACCAAGACTGTGGCCTCGGATAAGAGATCAAAGTTCACCTACCGCCTGACCGAAAAAGGTGTTGATACCGTCCCAATTCTTATGGCGCTCATTCAGTGGGGAACCAAGCATTGCCCCACCATTGTCGACCCTGGTTTGGTGGAAGAACTTGAAGCTGGTGAAGACGCGGCGGTTGAGAAGTACCAAAGGCTGGCCCGCCAAAAGTCCCTGGTCTAA